From a region of the Paenibacillus sp. R14(2021) genome:
- a CDS encoding spore germination protein, producing the protein MKTEFKNLDQLLKLSGQSSDFKTTVILLGKQEVSIFYYSTLIDAKWMQQHLILVMQNRSLDSEIKVIEDIKAWIPINDIEITDELTNIQSKLLKGYAIVQLHENDQKCALVNLADNHGLRENNDTENEFSVVGPKVGFVEDLDTNIGLLRKLLNIPNLIIKEIIVGTISKTKVAIIYIDGVTNEQHVQTVEQRLTDIDLDVVFDSSILDQMLSDNSLTPFPLFVSTERRDRVVYSLISGQVAVISDGSPYFVTGPSTLFDFFISAEDYFLPWILGSFFRLIRIFGVIFSLFSTSMYVAITTFHYEVIPKDLLGPLIFSRQNVPFPPFFEVLFLEITIEFLREAGARLPTKIGQTLGIVGGIVIGQAAVQAALTSNILLILVALSALASFTTPIYKMSNTIRFLRFPIIMLSAIWGGIGIFIGVGFLFVHIIRLKSLGAPYVVPIFPLRTTELKDSFIRSSFQILNKRPQHLRPKSSVKYLPNNPVKQKNDLDEE; encoded by the coding sequence ACCTCGATCAATTATTAAAATTATCCGGACAATCGAGTGACTTTAAGACAACAGTGATTTTACTTGGTAAACAAGAAGTGAGTATTTTCTATTATAGTACCTTAATCGATGCGAAATGGATGCAGCAGCATTTGATTCTTGTGATGCAAAATCGCTCATTGGATTCCGAAATCAAAGTAATCGAGGATATAAAGGCCTGGATTCCCATTAATGATATAGAGATTACCGACGAGTTGACAAATATTCAATCCAAACTGCTGAAAGGTTATGCGATCGTTCAACTTCATGAGAACGATCAAAAGTGTGCATTGGTTAATTTAGCCGATAATCATGGATTGCGAGAAAACAATGATACGGAGAACGAGTTTAGCGTCGTCGGCCCTAAAGTCGGTTTCGTAGAGGACCTGGATACAAACATCGGTTTGCTCAGAAAACTACTCAATATTCCAAACTTGATCATAAAAGAAATTATCGTTGGAACAATTTCAAAAACAAAAGTCGCAATCATTTATATCGATGGGGTGACAAATGAACAGCATGTTCAAACTGTTGAGCAAAGGCTTACTGATATTGATCTCGATGTCGTGTTTGATTCGTCCATACTGGACCAAATGCTGTCAGACAATTCTTTGACACCATTTCCATTATTTGTATCCACGGAACGCAGGGACCGAGTGGTGTATTCACTTATTAGCGGGCAAGTCGCGGTCATAAGCGACGGATCACCTTATTTTGTTACGGGACCCTCTACGTTGTTTGATTTTTTTATTTCCGCGGAAGATTATTTTTTGCCATGGATATTAGGTTCTTTTTTTCGATTGATTCGAATCTTTGGTGTCATTTTTTCGCTGTTTTCCACGTCAATGTATGTTGCGATAACCACATTCCATTATGAAGTCATTCCAAAAGATTTGCTTGGCCCCCTTATTTTTTCCAGACAAAACGTTCCATTTCCGCCCTTCTTTGAAGTGCTTTTTTTAGAAATAACCATTGAATTTCTTCGGGAAGCAGGGGCCAGATTACCTACAAAAATTGGCCAAACTCTAGGTATTGTCGGAGGAATTGTTATCGGTCAAGCTGCGGTCCAAGCAGCTTTAACAAGTAATATTTTACTAATTCTTGTCGCGTTATCAGCTTTAGCTTCATTTACGACACCGATATATAAGATGTCAAACACGATACGTTTTTTACGCTTTCCTATCATCATGCTGTCAGCGATATGGGGGGGGATTGGCATATTTATAGGGGTGGGTTTTCTGTTCGTCCATATTATTCGTTTAAAATCACTAGGCGCTCCTTACGTTGTTCCGATTTTTCCTTTAAGGACTACGGAGCTTAAAGACAGTTTTATACGTTCATCCTTTCAAATTCTGAATAAAAGACCTCA